The proteins below come from a single Lineus longissimus chromosome 5, tnLinLong1.2, whole genome shotgun sequence genomic window:
- the LOC135488488 gene encoding PR domain zinc finger protein 1-like isoform X3: MEDGIDIFSLKEADFNRICTYIVQDRPCPDMVANRAHASLPRNLVLKPSLKLADVLGVWSTEFIPRGTRFGPLLGEIFEKDKVPKSANRKYFWRIYKDNDLYYYIDGYDVKKANWMRYVNPGHNTEDQNLIACQIGYDIYFYTVKPIQPNTELLVWYCREFAERLNYPLTGEQMMMKIKEQLQQDSDSEQPTLSLNGFQHSPASSVDQDDVFSDEDKKSEKTESRKDAGNSRFAFDFDTVMKRDGTLSSDGDKMELMSPTRKELHVTSEPATPDCRILPLTSSPVREPSPSERLSPYHSPLRRFSPQKSPRLSPHERANPFHSPQRRRSPYESPPRRLSPYDSPPRRLSPHLMSPYSPEATLLPRPLGKNLLLSPMRLADKSTSDTSLVKPLPILPQVPPSDIPSLQFSKKPLDTVDAAEPMLCNGRFIKTELEESIPKFPHPPPGVIPPLTLKGDVREPIKPVLKHINPLADSIKIPEQFVGHPGMPQFPFRGHHAFFPPTLPPQIPSSLGALAKPSPSSLIPMDLKSASKGAFPYLYPSSHIAQLFAMNHMLPMYNPSLAWQMYPALYQNMVSSLGQSIPTSTSSQKPVHAHINGDQALNLTKPKSESMSHAQMMRGYKSLPYPLKKKDGRMHYECNVCMKTFGQLSNLKVHLRTHTGERPFSCQTCGKGFTQLAHLQKHYLVHTGEKPHECDVCHKRFSSTSNLKTHMRLHSGEKPFQCKLCPAKFTQFVHLKLHKRLHTNERPYECHKCNRKYISASGLKTHWKTGNCIPPNSNIDYNSLISETLVGKKDIDQEEANCDRITDEQLMSGIDMHSYSSESLDAISQLSMSSPQDESDEELRMSSGDGEIQD; encoded by the exons ATGGAAGATGGCATTGACATCTTCAGTTTAAAGGAGGCTGACTTTAACCGCATCTGCACCTATATCGTACAAGACAGGCCATGTCCAGACATGGTAGCCAACCGGGCACACGCCTCACTACCACGAAACCTTGTCCTCAAGCCCTCACTAAAACTGGCTGAT GTGCTTGGGGTATGGAGTACAGAATTCATCCCACGAGGGACACGCTTTGGCCCACTCCTTGGGGAGATATTTGAGAAAGACAAAGTCCCGAAGTCAGCCAACAGAAAATACTTTTGGAGG ATTTACAAAGACAATGACCTTTACTACTACATTGATGGTTACGACGTCAAAAAGGCCAACTGGATGCGCTACGTCAACCCTGGCCACAATACTGAGGATCAGAATCTCATTGCCTGCCAGATTGGCTACGATATTTACTTCTACACTGTGAAGCCAATCCAGCCAAACACAGAGCTTCTTGTGTGGTACTGTAGAGAGTTTGCGGAGAGGCTAAACTACCCATTGACTGGGGAacaaatgatgatgaaaatta AAGAGCAACTTCAACAAGACTCGGACTCAGAGCAACCAACGCTATCATTAAATGGTTTTCAGCATTCGCCTGCCTCCTCTGTGGACCAAGATGACGTTTTCAGTGATGAGGACAAAAAGTCAGAGAAAACAGAATCAAGAAAAGATGCGGGAAACTCGAGATTCGCCTTTGATTTTGATACTGTTATGAAACGGGATGGGACCCTCAGTAGTGATGGTGATAAGATGGAGCTGATGTCACCCACCCGGAAAGAGTTGCATGTGACAAGTGAGCCAGCAACACCTGACTGTCGCATATTGCCTTTAACATCCAGCCCAGTGCGGGAACCAAGTCCTAGTGAACGACTAAGTCCTTATCACAGTCCTCTAAGAAGATTCAGTCCACAGAAAAGTCCAAGACTAAGTCCACATGAAAGAGCAAATCCGTTTCATAGTCCGCAAAGAAGGCGAAGTCCATATGAGAGCCCACCACGAAGATTAAGTCCATATGATAGTCCTCCAAGAAGATTAAGTCCACACCTAATGTCACCCTATAGTCCAGAAGCAACCCTCTTACCACGTCCTTTAGGAAAGAATTTGCTGCTCTCGCCAATGCGTTTGGCAGACAAATCAACTTCCGATACATCTCTGGTCAAACCATTGCCGATCTTGCCCCAAGTGCCACCAAGTGACATTCCATCTCTTCAGTTTTCAAAGAAACCTCTCGATACAGTGGATGCTGCCGAGCCTATGCTATGCAATGGACGCTTTATAAAAACAGAACTGGAGGAAAGTATACCAAAGTTTCCTCATCCGCCACCAGGTGTTATTCCTCCATTGACTTTAAAAGGAGATGTGCGCGAGCCTATAAAACCAGTATTAAAACATATCAACCCTTTAGCAGACTCTATCAAAATCCCGGAGCAATTTGTCGGCCATCCAGGAATGCCGCAGTTTCCATTTAGGGGACACCATGCGTTTTTTCCACCAACTCTTCCACCTCAGATTCCTTCATCGCTAGGAGCATTAGCAAAGCCATCTCCATCATCGTTAATCCCTATGGACTTGAAATCGGCAAGCAAAGGTGCCTTCCCATACTTATACCCATCTTCGCATATTGCGCAACTCTTTGCCATGAACCACATGTTGCCCATGTATAACCCAAGCTTGGCTTGGCAGATGTACCCAGCACTCTACCAGAACATGGTCAGCAGCTTAGGACAATCTATCCCAACATCAACTTCCAGCCAAAAACCCGTCCACGCCCACATCAACGGTGACCAAGCATTGAATCTAACAAAACCAAAATCGGAATCCATGTCGCATGCACAGATGATGCGTGGTTACAAATCGCTTCCGTATCCATTGAAAAAGAAAGACGGCCGCATGCATTATGAATGCAATGTGTGCATGAAAACGTTTGGACAGTTGTCAAACTTGAAAGTTCATTTAAGAACGCATACCGGGGAGAGGCCATTTTCTTGCCAAACTTGTGGGAAAGGCTTCACGCAGCTGGCACATCTTCAGAAACATTATCTCGTCCATACCGGTGAGAAACCCCATGAGTGTGACGTCTGCCACAAACGTTTCAGCAGCACATCTAATCTGAAAACGCACATGCGACTTCACAGTGGGGAAAAGCCCTTTCAGTGTAAACTATGCCCGGCCAAATTCACCCAGTTTGTGCACTTGAAGTTGCATAAACGTCTTCACACCAATGAGCGACCATATGAATGCCACAAGTGCAATAGGAAGTATATCAGTGCGAGCGGCTTGAAAACGCATTGGAAGACAGGAAATTGTATTCCGCCAAATTCAAACATTGATTACAATAGTTTAATCAGCGAGACTTTGGTCGGGAAGAAGGACATTGATCAGGAGGAAGCAAATTGTGACCGGATCACAGATGAGCAGTTGATGAGTGGAATTGATATGCATTCGTATTCCAGCGAGTCTTTGGATGCGATCAGCCAGCTGTCCATGTCGTCACCGCAGGATGAAAGTGATGAGGAGCTGCGGATGAGCTCCGGAGATGGGGAGATCCAGGACTAA
- the LOC135488488 gene encoding PR domain zinc finger protein 1-like isoform X2: MKLQNFILFGLPALLKKRDVMEDGIDIFSLKEADFNRICTYIVQDRPCPDMVANRAHASLPRNLVLKPSLKLADVLGVWSTEFIPRGTRFGPLLGEIFEKDKVPKSANRKYFWRIYKDNDLYYYIDGYDVKKANWMRYVNPGHNTEDQNLIACQIGYDIYFYTVKPIQPNTELLVWYCREFAERLNYPLTGEQMMMKIKEQLQQDSDSEQPTLSLNGFQHSPASSVDQDDVFSDEDKKSEKTESRKDAGNSRFAFDFDTVMKRDGTLSSDGDKMELMSPTRKELHVTSEPATPDCRILPLTSSPVREPSPSERLSPYHSPLRRFSPQKSPRLSPHERANPFHSPQRRRSPYESPPRRLSPYDSPPRRLSPHLMSPYSPEATLLPRPLGKNLLLSPMRLADKSTSDTSLVKPLPILPQVPPSDIPSLQFSKKPLDTVDAAEPMLCNGRFIKTELEESIPKFPHPPPGVIPPLTLKGDVREPIKPVLKHINPLADSIKIPEQFVGHPGMPQFPFRGHHAFFPPTLPPQIPSSLGALAKPSPSSLIPMDLKSASKGAFPYLYPSSHIAQLFAMNHMLPMYNPSLAWQMYPALYQNMVSSLGQSIPTSTSSQKPVHAHINGDQALNLTKPKSESMSHAQMMRGYKSLPYPLKKKDGRMHYECNVCMKTFGQLSNLKVHLRTHTGERPFSCQTCGKGFTQLAHLQKHYLVHTGEKPHECDVCHKRFSSTSNLKTHMRLHSGEKPFQCKLCPAKFTQFVHLKLHKRLHTNERPYECHKCNRKYISASGLKTHWKTGNCIPPNSNIDYNSLISETLVGKKDIDQEEANCDRITDEQLMSGIDMHSYSSESLDAISQLSMSSPQDESDEELRMSSGDGEIQD, from the exons acgTGATGGAAGATGGCATTGACATCTTCAGTTTAAAGGAGGCTGACTTTAACCGCATCTGCACCTATATCGTACAAGACAGGCCATGTCCAGACATGGTAGCCAACCGGGCACACGCCTCACTACCACGAAACCTTGTCCTCAAGCCCTCACTAAAACTGGCTGAT GTGCTTGGGGTATGGAGTACAGAATTCATCCCACGAGGGACACGCTTTGGCCCACTCCTTGGGGAGATATTTGAGAAAGACAAAGTCCCGAAGTCAGCCAACAGAAAATACTTTTGGAGG ATTTACAAAGACAATGACCTTTACTACTACATTGATGGTTACGACGTCAAAAAGGCCAACTGGATGCGCTACGTCAACCCTGGCCACAATACTGAGGATCAGAATCTCATTGCCTGCCAGATTGGCTACGATATTTACTTCTACACTGTGAAGCCAATCCAGCCAAACACAGAGCTTCTTGTGTGGTACTGTAGAGAGTTTGCGGAGAGGCTAAACTACCCATTGACTGGGGAacaaatgatgatgaaaatta AAGAGCAACTTCAACAAGACTCGGACTCAGAGCAACCAACGCTATCATTAAATGGTTTTCAGCATTCGCCTGCCTCCTCTGTGGACCAAGATGACGTTTTCAGTGATGAGGACAAAAAGTCAGAGAAAACAGAATCAAGAAAAGATGCGGGAAACTCGAGATTCGCCTTTGATTTTGATACTGTTATGAAACGGGATGGGACCCTCAGTAGTGATGGTGATAAGATGGAGCTGATGTCACCCACCCGGAAAGAGTTGCATGTGACAAGTGAGCCAGCAACACCTGACTGTCGCATATTGCCTTTAACATCCAGCCCAGTGCGGGAACCAAGTCCTAGTGAACGACTAAGTCCTTATCACAGTCCTCTAAGAAGATTCAGTCCACAGAAAAGTCCAAGACTAAGTCCACATGAAAGAGCAAATCCGTTTCATAGTCCGCAAAGAAGGCGAAGTCCATATGAGAGCCCACCACGAAGATTAAGTCCATATGATAGTCCTCCAAGAAGATTAAGTCCACACCTAATGTCACCCTATAGTCCAGAAGCAACCCTCTTACCACGTCCTTTAGGAAAGAATTTGCTGCTCTCGCCAATGCGTTTGGCAGACAAATCAACTTCCGATACATCTCTGGTCAAACCATTGCCGATCTTGCCCCAAGTGCCACCAAGTGACATTCCATCTCTTCAGTTTTCAAAGAAACCTCTCGATACAGTGGATGCTGCCGAGCCTATGCTATGCAATGGACGCTTTATAAAAACAGAACTGGAGGAAAGTATACCAAAGTTTCCTCATCCGCCACCAGGTGTTATTCCTCCATTGACTTTAAAAGGAGATGTGCGCGAGCCTATAAAACCAGTATTAAAACATATCAACCCTTTAGCAGACTCTATCAAAATCCCGGAGCAATTTGTCGGCCATCCAGGAATGCCGCAGTTTCCATTTAGGGGACACCATGCGTTTTTTCCACCAACTCTTCCACCTCAGATTCCTTCATCGCTAGGAGCATTAGCAAAGCCATCTCCATCATCGTTAATCCCTATGGACTTGAAATCGGCAAGCAAAGGTGCCTTCCCATACTTATACCCATCTTCGCATATTGCGCAACTCTTTGCCATGAACCACATGTTGCCCATGTATAACCCAAGCTTGGCTTGGCAGATGTACCCAGCACTCTACCAGAACATGGTCAGCAGCTTAGGACAATCTATCCCAACATCAACTTCCAGCCAAAAACCCGTCCACGCCCACATCAACGGTGACCAAGCATTGAATCTAACAAAACCAAAATCGGAATCCATGTCGCATGCACAGATGATGCGTGGTTACAAATCGCTTCCGTATCCATTGAAAAAGAAAGACGGCCGCATGCATTATGAATGCAATGTGTGCATGAAAACGTTTGGACAGTTGTCAAACTTGAAAGTTCATTTAAGAACGCATACCGGGGAGAGGCCATTTTCTTGCCAAACTTGTGGGAAAGGCTTCACGCAGCTGGCACATCTTCAGAAACATTATCTCGTCCATACCGGTGAGAAACCCCATGAGTGTGACGTCTGCCACAAACGTTTCAGCAGCACATCTAATCTGAAAACGCACATGCGACTTCACAGTGGGGAAAAGCCCTTTCAGTGTAAACTATGCCCGGCCAAATTCACCCAGTTTGTGCACTTGAAGTTGCATAAACGTCTTCACACCAATGAGCGACCATATGAATGCCACAAGTGCAATAGGAAGTATATCAGTGCGAGCGGCTTGAAAACGCATTGGAAGACAGGAAATTGTATTCCGCCAAATTCAAACATTGATTACAATAGTTTAATCAGCGAGACTTTGGTCGGGAAGAAGGACATTGATCAGGAGGAAGCAAATTGTGACCGGATCACAGATGAGCAGTTGATGAGTGGAATTGATATGCATTCGTATTCCAGCGAGTCTTTGGATGCGATCAGCCAGCTGTCCATGTCGTCACCGCAGGATGAAAGTGATGAGGAGCTGCGGATGAGCTCCGGAGATGGGGAGATCCAGGACTAA
- the LOC135488488 gene encoding PR domain zinc finger protein 1-like isoform X1, whose protein sequence is MFGSFESDLSHQRNLQKVGLCQKPMRAHWNQDRHEDVSQDVMEDGIDIFSLKEADFNRICTYIVQDRPCPDMVANRAHASLPRNLVLKPSLKLADVLGVWSTEFIPRGTRFGPLLGEIFEKDKVPKSANRKYFWRIYKDNDLYYYIDGYDVKKANWMRYVNPGHNTEDQNLIACQIGYDIYFYTVKPIQPNTELLVWYCREFAERLNYPLTGEQMMMKIKEQLQQDSDSEQPTLSLNGFQHSPASSVDQDDVFSDEDKKSEKTESRKDAGNSRFAFDFDTVMKRDGTLSSDGDKMELMSPTRKELHVTSEPATPDCRILPLTSSPVREPSPSERLSPYHSPLRRFSPQKSPRLSPHERANPFHSPQRRRSPYESPPRRLSPYDSPPRRLSPHLMSPYSPEATLLPRPLGKNLLLSPMRLADKSTSDTSLVKPLPILPQVPPSDIPSLQFSKKPLDTVDAAEPMLCNGRFIKTELEESIPKFPHPPPGVIPPLTLKGDVREPIKPVLKHINPLADSIKIPEQFVGHPGMPQFPFRGHHAFFPPTLPPQIPSSLGALAKPSPSSLIPMDLKSASKGAFPYLYPSSHIAQLFAMNHMLPMYNPSLAWQMYPALYQNMVSSLGQSIPTSTSSQKPVHAHINGDQALNLTKPKSESMSHAQMMRGYKSLPYPLKKKDGRMHYECNVCMKTFGQLSNLKVHLRTHTGERPFSCQTCGKGFTQLAHLQKHYLVHTGEKPHECDVCHKRFSSTSNLKTHMRLHSGEKPFQCKLCPAKFTQFVHLKLHKRLHTNERPYECHKCNRKYISASGLKTHWKTGNCIPPNSNIDYNSLISETLVGKKDIDQEEANCDRITDEQLMSGIDMHSYSSESLDAISQLSMSSPQDESDEELRMSSGDGEIQD, encoded by the exons acgTGATGGAAGATGGCATTGACATCTTCAGTTTAAAGGAGGCTGACTTTAACCGCATCTGCACCTATATCGTACAAGACAGGCCATGTCCAGACATGGTAGCCAACCGGGCACACGCCTCACTACCACGAAACCTTGTCCTCAAGCCCTCACTAAAACTGGCTGAT GTGCTTGGGGTATGGAGTACAGAATTCATCCCACGAGGGACACGCTTTGGCCCACTCCTTGGGGAGATATTTGAGAAAGACAAAGTCCCGAAGTCAGCCAACAGAAAATACTTTTGGAGG ATTTACAAAGACAATGACCTTTACTACTACATTGATGGTTACGACGTCAAAAAGGCCAACTGGATGCGCTACGTCAACCCTGGCCACAATACTGAGGATCAGAATCTCATTGCCTGCCAGATTGGCTACGATATTTACTTCTACACTGTGAAGCCAATCCAGCCAAACACAGAGCTTCTTGTGTGGTACTGTAGAGAGTTTGCGGAGAGGCTAAACTACCCATTGACTGGGGAacaaatgatgatgaaaatta AAGAGCAACTTCAACAAGACTCGGACTCAGAGCAACCAACGCTATCATTAAATGGTTTTCAGCATTCGCCTGCCTCCTCTGTGGACCAAGATGACGTTTTCAGTGATGAGGACAAAAAGTCAGAGAAAACAGAATCAAGAAAAGATGCGGGAAACTCGAGATTCGCCTTTGATTTTGATACTGTTATGAAACGGGATGGGACCCTCAGTAGTGATGGTGATAAGATGGAGCTGATGTCACCCACCCGGAAAGAGTTGCATGTGACAAGTGAGCCAGCAACACCTGACTGTCGCATATTGCCTTTAACATCCAGCCCAGTGCGGGAACCAAGTCCTAGTGAACGACTAAGTCCTTATCACAGTCCTCTAAGAAGATTCAGTCCACAGAAAAGTCCAAGACTAAGTCCACATGAAAGAGCAAATCCGTTTCATAGTCCGCAAAGAAGGCGAAGTCCATATGAGAGCCCACCACGAAGATTAAGTCCATATGATAGTCCTCCAAGAAGATTAAGTCCACACCTAATGTCACCCTATAGTCCAGAAGCAACCCTCTTACCACGTCCTTTAGGAAAGAATTTGCTGCTCTCGCCAATGCGTTTGGCAGACAAATCAACTTCCGATACATCTCTGGTCAAACCATTGCCGATCTTGCCCCAAGTGCCACCAAGTGACATTCCATCTCTTCAGTTTTCAAAGAAACCTCTCGATACAGTGGATGCTGCCGAGCCTATGCTATGCAATGGACGCTTTATAAAAACAGAACTGGAGGAAAGTATACCAAAGTTTCCTCATCCGCCACCAGGTGTTATTCCTCCATTGACTTTAAAAGGAGATGTGCGCGAGCCTATAAAACCAGTATTAAAACATATCAACCCTTTAGCAGACTCTATCAAAATCCCGGAGCAATTTGTCGGCCATCCAGGAATGCCGCAGTTTCCATTTAGGGGACACCATGCGTTTTTTCCACCAACTCTTCCACCTCAGATTCCTTCATCGCTAGGAGCATTAGCAAAGCCATCTCCATCATCGTTAATCCCTATGGACTTGAAATCGGCAAGCAAAGGTGCCTTCCCATACTTATACCCATCTTCGCATATTGCGCAACTCTTTGCCATGAACCACATGTTGCCCATGTATAACCCAAGCTTGGCTTGGCAGATGTACCCAGCACTCTACCAGAACATGGTCAGCAGCTTAGGACAATCTATCCCAACATCAACTTCCAGCCAAAAACCCGTCCACGCCCACATCAACGGTGACCAAGCATTGAATCTAACAAAACCAAAATCGGAATCCATGTCGCATGCACAGATGATGCGTGGTTACAAATCGCTTCCGTATCCATTGAAAAAGAAAGACGGCCGCATGCATTATGAATGCAATGTGTGCATGAAAACGTTTGGACAGTTGTCAAACTTGAAAGTTCATTTAAGAACGCATACCGGGGAGAGGCCATTTTCTTGCCAAACTTGTGGGAAAGGCTTCACGCAGCTGGCACATCTTCAGAAACATTATCTCGTCCATACCGGTGAGAAACCCCATGAGTGTGACGTCTGCCACAAACGTTTCAGCAGCACATCTAATCTGAAAACGCACATGCGACTTCACAGTGGGGAAAAGCCCTTTCAGTGTAAACTATGCCCGGCCAAATTCACCCAGTTTGTGCACTTGAAGTTGCATAAACGTCTTCACACCAATGAGCGACCATATGAATGCCACAAGTGCAATAGGAAGTATATCAGTGCGAGCGGCTTGAAAACGCATTGGAAGACAGGAAATTGTATTCCGCCAAATTCAAACATTGATTACAATAGTTTAATCAGCGAGACTTTGGTCGGGAAGAAGGACATTGATCAGGAGGAAGCAAATTGTGACCGGATCACAGATGAGCAGTTGATGAGTGGAATTGATATGCATTCGTATTCCAGCGAGTCTTTGGATGCGATCAGCCAGCTGTCCATGTCGTCACCGCAGGATGAAAGTGATGAGGAGCTGCGGATGAGCTCCGGAGATGGGGAGATCCAGGACTAA